The Deinococcus depolymerans genome contains the following window.
TACCGCGCCGCAGGTCGGCGTCAATGATCAGGACCCGCTGCCCGCTGGACGCCATGCCATCGGCCAGGGTGGCGGTCACGCTGCTCTTGCCCTCGCCGGGAGCGGTGCTGGTCATCATCACGACCGGGTGGGGGCGCGTGGCGAGCGTGGCCATCAGATTCACGCGCAGGAAACCCACTGCCTCGTAGAGCCCGGCCTGCCGGGCGGCGCGCACGATACCGCGTAGTAGCACGTCACGCTGACGCAGACGGGGCAGCGTCGCCAGGGTCGGCAGGCCCAGGGGCAGCATGTCCTCCTCGGTGCGGATAGTGCGGTCCGACAGGCTAGCCAGCGCGGCGCCAGCCACCCCGAGCAGCAGACCCAGCAAGGCCGCCAGCACGGCGTTGCGTACGGGTTTGGGGGATACCGGCAGGCGCGGCACCTGAGCACTGACAAGCGGGGAGAGCACGCCCACAGCGGAGTTTTCCAAGATGGCTAGCTGCACCCGGCTGTCCTGAATCCGGGCCTGCCGGGCCAGCAGGGACTGACGCTCGGTGGGGGTAAGGGCACGCCCGCTCAGCTGAGCATTGATCTCTTTCAGCTGGGCATCGAAGCCGCTCAGCCCGAGCCGGATGGTGGTCAGGCCACGTCCACGGTCCCAATTGACGAGGGCAGCGCTGGTCAAGTTCGCCAGCACACGGGCCGCCTCAGGGTGACGCGCGCGGGAGCGCACGGTGTAAGTGCCGTTGCCGTTGAAGTCCAGCCTGGAGGTCAGCGTGAGTGTCTTGAGGTTCTGGTCCTGGATCTCACGCCTAATCTGCCGGCCGAGACGCGCTTTTTCCTCCTGGGGAATGGCGCTGTTCTTCTCCAGGGTTTGCAGGACGGGAAGCAGAATCTGTTCGCTCTGCAGGGCCTGAGACATGACGCCTTCCGGAAGCGGCGGGGCATTCACGGTAGCCTGCCCGCTCACGCTATCCGGGGCAGCGGTAGTGTTAGTCGCGAAGAGGGTAGCGGCCGCCTCGTATACCGCTGGTTGCTGACGGCTAAGCACGAAGGCCAGGGTCCCCAGCAGGACCGGGGCCATGAGGACCCAGGGGAGGTACCGCTTCAGCGCTCGCCAGAGAAAGCTGATATCAACTTCCCGGATCTGTGACTCATTCTCTTTCATACCTGCTCCTTCCGTATAAAAACCGTCCGTTTCTCGCCCGGGTAATGGCAGAAAGGGACAGTTCGTCGTTGCTTCCGAAGTTCATGCTGTTCGATGATAATCCCAAACCCTAACCGGCATGCAGTAGAGAGCTGGCCCCGGCGCAGACAGAACGGAATTCATGCGGCGCGCCCGGGTGGGAGCGACCTCAGAGGCTGTCTGGAAAGTCATTGTCGAGCTGTTGCCGGCTGTTCACCAACGAACGCCGCGAGCCTCCGACGGTGGTCTGCTCCCCGGAATCTGGACAGTGTTGAACAAGAGTTTCCACGGGCGAGAGAACAGCGACCAGAACGAAGGCCCAGGAGGCAGGGGCTTGAAATTCCCCGGTCTCATGGTCGTTGATGCGAAGTGACTATGCCTCGCACGCCCAGCCTACCGCACAGCATCATCACCGCGCAGCTGAACCGAATCACCAGCCTCAGCGGTCTCGTTCCCTACAGCCCCCTGCGCAGAAGCGCCATCTCCCAGGAGATGGCGCGGGACTCCTTCGCATCGACGGAAGACCTTCAGCGTCGAGCCAGGAACGCGCCTTCCGGCGCGTTCCTGGCCATCGATTTCGTCATGGTGCCCCACGCCGGACGGACGATGGAAGGCGTGAACTACCACTACAGCGGTCAGGCCCAGACCCGTCTGGGCCATCCGTTCACCTCCGCTGCCCTGGTCAGGTTCGGTGAAGATCCAGTTCCGTTGCTGGAGCGCTTCAAGGTGTCCCAGGTCCTTGAGACGACCTGTTACCCGTACCGCACCGCCACGCAGGAAATGATCCACGTTGTTCAGGATTGCCTCGCGGCGGGCGTCCCCATGGCGGGTCTGCTGCTGGATGGAGAGTTCGGGCGGGACGCGGCCGTGACCTTCAGTCGCGAGCATCAGATTCCGGTCTTGATTCGTGCCAAAGCCAATATGACCGTGCAGTTCGAGGGTGAGTCCCTCACCCTCGGTGCGCTGAGCCGGCAGTTCCCTCCGGAACGCTGTCACCTGTACGCGGAGTTCGGGTGGCGCGTCCGCCGCTTGCCGGTTGCCCGTGAGGTCGGTGGGTTCGATGTCCTGATCGTGTGGCGCAAGGTGCACGGGGAGTGGACACGGTTTTTCCTGTTCAGCACGTTTGGTGGTGACGTCACGGTTCGCTCACTGCTGCGGGCCTGGAAGGCCCGCTGGGGGATCGAGGTGATTCACCGGTTCTTCAAGCAGAACCTGGGGCTGGGACGCTGTCATTGCCGGACGATCCAGGCGCAGGAGAACTGGGTGTGGTGCGTGGTGGAGGCCTTTCACGCGGTGCTACGCGTGCGTCGGGAAGTGATCTGTCAAGGGTTTGGTGGAGCCTCAGTTCGGGATGGGGGCCTGCTCCTCGAAGGCCGTCGGTGACCGATAGCCCAACGACGAGTGGCGACGACGACGGTTATAGAACACCTCAATCCACTCAAACACCTCTGTCCGTGTCTGGGCACGACCCCACTGCGCTTCACCGAGTCCCATCTCCGTCTTCAACGTCGCAAAAAAACTCTCCTGGACAGCATTATCCCAGCATTCTCCTTTCTCGCTCATGCTCTGAACGGCCTGCAACCTATCCAGTGCCTGCTTGTACACCTCGCTCGTGTACTGACTTCCTCGATCCGAGTGATGCAGCAGTCCTCCTGGTGGTTTCCGACACCCTACGGCCATCTCCAACGCCGCTGTGACCAGCGGCGTCTGAAGTCGCTCATTCAGCGCCCAGCCGACAATTTTCCGCGAATACAGGTCCATCACCGTTGCCAGGTACAGCCAGCCCTCATGCGTCGGTAAATACGTGATGTCCGTGACCCACTTCTGGTTTGGGCCGTCCGCAGTGAACTCTCTGGCCAGGATGTTTTCCGCGACTGGGCGGGAGGATTTCACTTTGGTCGTCGTTCGCAACTTCCGCTTTCCACGCGTGACAAGCGCCGCTTGTCGCATGAGTCGCCCGATCCGCTGACGGCTGACCCGCTCGCCCTGCTCATGCAGGTCGGCTTTGATGCGCAACGCCCCGTACGTTCCCCGACTCTCCTCGAAGCTGGTCCTGATTTTCTCCATCAACACGCGATCTCTCGTGATCTTCTCGCTCTCCGGCCTTCCCCGCGAAGCGTAGTACCCGCTGATGCTCACCTCGAGAACCCGGCACATCAGTTCCACTGGGAACTCGTTCTGATGCCGCTCGATGAACCCGAAGATCAGGGCTGCTTCGCGAAAAAGCGGCCAAGCCCCATACGGGTGCTGTTCTGGCCAAGACAGGCCAGCGCTTTTTTCAGGATATCGCGCTCCTGTCGTGCAATTTCCAGTTCCCGTTCCAACTCCTTGAGCCGAGCCTCCTGTGGTGAAAGGGCGGGGACGCCCCGCCCGGTGAAGGCTGGGCGGCCGGCGGCCGTCTGGGTGTCCTGCTGCTGCTTCCACCGGACGACGTAGTGAGGGGGAACGCCAAGGTCACGGGCAATCTGGGCGCAACTCTTTCCGGTCGTGCGGACCAGCCGGACGGCTTCTTGTTTGAACTCAGCGGTGAATTTCTGCTTGGGTACGGACATTCTGTCCTCCAGTGTGGATCACACTGAACTTACCCTCCACCAAACTCTATCCAATTCAACAAGAGGGAAAAACGAAGCGGGCGGCACTGAGAGCACTCAAGACCCACCTGGCTCGCGAGTTGTACCGAACCTTGCAGGCCAGTCACGTGGGAGGCCCCAGCCCCCTCATAGGATCTTTTTGCCTTTTCCCTTACCGGCTTGACATACTAGGTTCGGGTACTGAGCGTCTACCGTCATCGAAAGCGGCGCTTCTCTGTACGGGTCAATCTCGTTGCAGCGGGGTGTACCCGCACTATTGTCAGCATGACGTGACTTTCACGAAAGATCTATTCCTGTGAGTACAACGCTCGGTGCCGACAAGCAGGAATCGAGAGCGAGCTCTAGACTACTGAATATGAAAGCCATCATTCCTGCTGCCGGTCTGGGCACGCGTCTCCGTCCTCTCACGTACACGCGGCCCAAGCCGGTGCTCCGGGTGGCGGGGAAGCCGATCATCGTGCATGCCATCGAGACGTTGCAGGGGGCGGGTATCACGGAGATCGGGGTGGTCGTGTCGGACATCACGCGGGTGGAGATTCAGCATGCCATCCGGGAGATTTCGGGCGTGCAGGTGACACTGATCAATCAGCATGAGCAGTTGGGGTTGGGGCACGCGGTGCTGGTGGCGCGGGAGTGGGTGGGTGAGGATGATTTCTGCGTGTACCTGGGGGATAACCTGTTCGAGTTCGGGGCGCGGCCGTTCGTGGAGCGTTTCGTGGCGGAGCGTCCGGCGGCGCTGATTGCGCTGGTGGAGGTGGAGGATCCGACGGCGTTCGGGGTGGCGGAGCTGGATGGGACGCGCATCACGCGGCTGGTGGAGAAGCCGAAGGTGCCGCCGAGCAACCTGGCGGTGGCGGGGCTGTACTGTTTCACGCCGCAGATCTTCTCGGTGCTGGCGGGCATGCCGCCTTCGGCGCGGGGGGAGTACGAGATCACGGACGGGATCCAGGGGTTGATCGAGGCGGGTGCGGCGGTGCTTGGGCAGTCGGTGGTGGGGTGGTGGAAGGACACGGGTCGCCCGGCGGACCTGCTGGACGCCAACCGGCTGCTGCTGGAGCGGATTGTGCTGGACGTGCAGGGGACGGTGGAGGACTCGCGGATCACGGGGCGGGTGGTGATTCCGGCGTCGGCGCGGGTGACGCGCAGCAAGATCGTGGGGCCGGTGATGCTGGGTGAGGGCGTGGTGATCGAGGACGCGTACATCGGGCCGTTCACCAGCATCGGGCAGGGCAGCGTGGTGCGTGGGGCCGAGGTGGAGCACAGCGTGATCGACGCCGAGGCGCGGATCGAGCAGTTGAGTACGCGGCTGCAGGACTGCCTGATCGGCGTGCGGGCGCAGGTGCGGGGGGGGCGGACGGTGCCGCGCACGCACAAGTTGACGATCAGTGACGCGAGTGTGGTGGAGCTGGCGTGAGCGGTGGGCGGGGCGTTTGGGGGTGACGGCAGGGTTGTGTCAGGAGCGGGGCACTATCATGGGGGCATGACGGATTCACCTCGTATTCACCTGGGTTCCCTGCTGCGCTCCTCGACGGAGGACGCGCACGCCGAAGGCAGCCTTGATCACCTCCAGTATGAGCAGGGGCGCGCGCTGCAGACGCTGCGGTTCGCGGAACCCGCGCCGTTCGAGGTGGATGTCAACGCGCTGGGCAGCAACGAGATGTACCTGCAGGGGACCTTCGAGCCGGTGCTGGTCATGGAGTGCGCCCGTTGCCTGCGGGAGGTGCACGTGCCGCTGGAGGTCTCGCTGGGGACGCTGCTGCGCTATGACCCTGCGGTCGACGCGCCGTACCTGGAGGAGGCCGAGACGGGCGAGGAGGTGCTGGTGTTCGGGGATCCGGACCTGGATCTCAGTGCCTACCTGGCCGAGACGACGCTGCTGAACGCGCCGCTGAGCGTGCTGCACGATGAGGCGTGCCGCGGGCTGTGTCAGGTGTGTGGGCATGACCTGAACGAGGGGCCGTGCGAGCACATGGCGCAGGTGCCGGTCGAGGAGATCGACGATGACCTGGGCACCCCGGAGGGGTCGCTGCACGCCAAGCAGAATCCCTTCGCGGCGCTGGCTGACCTGAAGCTGCCGGAGGAGTGACGTGGGGGCCGGGAACACGCCGGAACTCACGCATTTCCGGGACGGCCTGCCGCGCATGGTGGACGTGACCGGGAAGGCCGCGACGTCCCGTGAGGCGACCGCCGAGGCCTGGGTGCGGCTGCCGGGCGAGGCGCGCGCGGCGCTGGAGGCCGGCACGAACCCGAAGGGGGATCCGCTGGTCGTGGCGAGACTGGCGGGGCTGGCGGGCAGCAAGCGTACGGCAGACCTGGTGACGCTGTGCCATCCGATTCCGGTGACGGGCGCGGACGTGCAGGTGACGCTGGAAGCGGCGGGCGTGCGGGTGCTGGCAACGGTGCGGACGACCGCGCCGACCGGGGTGGAGATGGAGGCCCTGACGGCGGTGACGGTCGCGGCGCTGAACGTGTACGACATGCTCAAGGCGGCGAGCAAGGCCATCGAGATCACGGGTGTGCGCCTGCTGGCCAAGTCTGGCGGGAAGAGCGGGGATTATCAGGCGGGGGCGGGGCAACCGGACTGACGCGGCAGGGATCCGGGCAGGCCGCGGGAACCCGGCCGGTCTGTTCAACGTAGAGGAAGCGTATGGGCGCAGAACGTCACAACCCGGAAGCAAGGTCGGCCGCGCCCGCGTGGCTGGATCTGCTGCACCTGGAGGCGGACGGTGTCCTGACCGACCGCGAGCGTGACGCCCTGCAGGCGCTGGAGCAGCGGCATGGCGCGCAGGTACGCCGGCAGCGTGAACGCCTGGCGTGGGGGGTGGCGGCCCTGATGGCCCCCCCTGCCCCCCTGCCCCGCAGCGTCGCGGCCGACGTGGCCCGCGAGGTGCGGCTGTCGGCCTGCCTGGAGGCGCAGCCCGCGCTGCCCCGCAGTGTGGCGGCGCGGGTCGTGGCGGACATCCGGCTGGCGGGTGAGTTGACGCCGGCCCCGCTGCCCCGCAGCGTGGCGGCGCAGGTCGTGCGGGACGTGCGGCTGCACGAGGCGCTGGCCGGCGCTCCGGCGCTTCCGGTGGGTGTGACGGAACGCGTGGCGGTGCGGGTCGCGGCCCGCGTGACAGCCGAGGCGGCGCCTCGCGTCCCGGCCGAGACGCCGGGTGTCCTCCGGCCCGGGGCGGCGCCCGTTTCCCTGAATGCGGTGGGAGCGCCGCCCCGGCACAATCCGGCGCCGCTGATCCTGGTGGTGTCGCTGCTCGCCTCGCTGACGCTGCTGGGCGTGTCGAGCGCCTGGCCGAACCTCGCGGCGGGGGCGTTGGTCCTGCAGACCCTGCTGGCCCAGGTGTCGCCGGTCGCGGGTGTGGGGCTGGCGCTGCTGCTGGTCACGAGCGCGCTGGTCAGTGCGCGGCCCACGCCGGTCACGCAGCGGCTGGGGGCGGGGGCCTTCGCGCTGAGTGCCGCGCTGACCCTGCCGGCGCTGTACGGCCTGGCCGGGCAGGGCACGGTGACGTTCGGGCAGGACGTGCAGGTCCGGGGCCGGGTGGACGGGAACGTGATCAATGTGGGCGGGAACGTGCACCTGCGGGCGGGGGCGGACGTGCGCGGTGAGGTGATCACCCTGCTGGGTGACGTGTACCGGGTGCCGGAAGCGCGGGTGGCCGGGCGCGTGAACGCCCTGCTGGGGCACGCCCCGGGGGACCGTGAGGCGCTGGAGACCGAGGTGCCCCGTGGGCTGGCGGCCGTGACGGCCTCCGCGTTCAGGCCGGTGCTGGGGTGGTTGGGCAGCGCTGCGTGGCCGCAGGTGTTCGTCACCCTGACGGGGGGGGCGCTGCTGCTGCTGTTCGTGTCGGGGCTCGCGCCGGTCCTGGCACGGCGGCAGCGCCACGCCCCGGTCCGGACGCTGGCGCTGGGCATCCTGGCGCTGGCGGTGCTGGTGGGCCCGGCAGGTGGGCTGGCGCTGGCGGGGCTGCTGGGTCCGGCGCTGGTCGCGCTGGCGCTGACGGCCGTGCTGATCGCGCTGGGTCTGAGTGTCAGTGCGTATGACGTGGGCCGGGCGCTGGCGCTGCGGGCGCGGTTGCCGGTGCCGGACGCGGTCGGGGGCCTGCTGGGGCTGAGTGCGGTGGCGGCGAGCCTGAGCGTGCCGCCGCTGGCCTTCGGGCTGGCGCTGGTGGGCGGGGCGTGGGGGGCAGGAACGCTGCTGCTCGCGCGGGGTCAGGCCGGGGAGACGCTGGACGTCGCGGACGCCGCCTGATACGGACTCCGATTGAACGGGCTGCAAAGGCCATTCAATCCGAGCGAAGCGACTCGGAGAGCTGCTCCGCAGAGTGGGAGCTGGGCGGGTTCTGGACGTGGAGTCGGCAATCCGGTGAAGTTCCGGATTGTCGGCGAAACAAACGGCAGTCCGTATGACCTGGTGGCGGTGACGTCTGCGGCCCGGGGGGCCGGCAGTTGAAGACATGAACACACCGACCGGCGGGAACCGGTCGGTGGTTGCGTTGGCACTGAAGCTCAGTTCAGGATGCGTTTGAGGTGCAGGTAGATCTCGTACCAGTCCTGTTTGTCGCGGGGGCGTTTGCCGCGCAGTTCGATGCGGGACAGGGTGCGGACCCAGTCGGGCGTGATCTGCGGTCCCAGCGTGGGGTCGGCGACGAGGTCGGCGAGTCCCTTGGGCAGCGAGCCTTCGGTGGACGCGCCGTAGAACTCGACCCCTTCGAGCAGGTCGTGGACGGTGATGGCGTACGCGCCGGCCAGGGTCTGGAGGGTTTCCAGGCTGGGGTTGGTGCGGCCGCGTTCGAGGTCGCTGAGGTACGGGACGCTGATCCCGGCGGTCTCGGCGACGTCCTTGAGCCGCAGCCCGCGTTCGCTGCGCAGTTCGCGAAGTCTTTCGTGCAGTTTCATTGTTCACCTCCTTGGCTGCGGCGTGGCCTCACGCTGCGCGCTGGATTTCTCGCAGCGCGGCGGCGCGTGCCGCCTGGGGCGCCTTCCGGGTTCTGGGGCAGGGCAGGTTTGCCTGTGGGCAGAATGGGGCAGCCTTGGTTGGAGTGTAACACCACCCGCCGGTACGGTCAATACAGAATAAAGAGTGCGACTTCTTGCCCATCCTGATACCGACCTGCTAGAATCTGCCAAGATCGTAATCAGGCAGAGGATTCGCCCGCATCCGAACCCGCTCCCGGCGCGGTCCTCCGGTTTTCACCCCCCGAACTTTTCACCCTGCCACCTGACCTCGCCGCCCACCGGGCGGGAAGGAGTGTTCACCCATGCGCGCTCTGGACACCATCGCCGAAAGCATCCGCGTCGGTTACGCCCACCCCACCACCCTGCTGAACACCTTCATCGAGGTCGAGAACGAGGGCGGCCTGAGCGCCGTCCGGCGCATCGAACGGCAGCTGCAGCTCGGGCTGAGCGCCATGCGGGAGCGGCAGCATCCCCACAGCGACCTCGCGCAGAAATGGCTGAGTTCCGCCCGCGCCTACCTGATCACACGCGCCGAACGCCGCCAGGCGAGCTGAACCCACCCCACAGCACTACGGGCTCGGAGCGCTGCTCCGCAGGGTGGGAACAAAGAGAACGGCCGCGCGTGGCGCTGGTCACCCCGAGGTGTCCCGCGTGAAGGGCGCAACCCCCGTTCCGTCCCTGTCACGCCTGCGCGCACCCGGACGGAACGGGGGTTGCCCCCCACGCCAGCGGAACCCGGTTCAGTTCAGTTGGTAGATCTCGCCGTACTTGCGGTGCAGGTACGTGACGTAAGGGTCGGCACTCAGGGCCTGTCCGGTCGCCTGCACGGTCAGTTCGGCCGGTGTGAGGCTGCGACCGTGCTGGTGAACGTGCTCGACCAGCCAGGCCCGCAGCGGGCCGTACTCGGCCGCCGCCACGCCCTGTGCCACGGCCGGGTCACGCTGCGCGGCTTCCAGCAGTTGCACGCTCAGCAGGTTCCCCAGCGTGTACGTCGGGAAGTACCCGATCAGTCCGGCGGACCAGTGAATGTCCTGCAGCACGCCCCGCGCGTCGTCGGGTGGGGTCAGGCCCAGGTACGACTGCATCCTGGCGTTCCAGGCGTCCGGCAGGTCCCGCACGGCGAGGCTGCCTTCCAGCAGCGCCAGTTCCAGTTCGAAGCGCAGCATCACGTGGAAGTTGTACGTGACCTCGTCGGCCTCCACGCGGATCAGGCTGGGATTCACGCGGTTCACGGCGCGGTACAGCGTGGCGGCGTCCAGTCCCTCGGTGACGGCGGGCGCGGCCCGCTGCAGCTGCGGGAAGTACCGCTCCCAGAACGGCAGGCTACGGGCCAGCAGGTTCTCGAACATCCGCGACTGGCTCTCGTGCACGCCCAGGCTGGCCCCGGCCGAGACCGGGGTGCGCGACCAGCGTTCAGCGACGCCCCGCTCGTACATGGCGTGCCCGGTCTCGTGCCAGGTGCCGAACAGGCAGGCGGGCCAGTACGGTTCCACGCGGGTCGTGATGCGGATGTCGCTGCGGCTGAAGTTCGACTGGAACGGGTGGGCGCTCTCGTCCTGCCGCGCGAAGCTGCCCTGCAGTCCGAAGGCCTCGCCGGCCACCTGCCACGCGAAGTCCTTCTGTGCCTGCGGCGGGAACGGCCGGGTCAGCACGCGGTAGTCGGCGGCGTCCCCGGCGGCGCGCAGGCGCTCCAGCAGCGGCAGGGTCCGGTCGCGCAGGTCCGCGAACACCGCCTGCACCTGCGAGGCGCGCATGCCCGGCTCGTAATCGTCGATCAGGGCGTCGTAGGGATGCTCGTCGAAGCCCATCAGGTCCGCCTGACGCCGCGCGAGGGTCATCATGCGCTCCAGGTGCGGCGCGAACGTCCCGAAGTCACTGCGGCTGCGGGCGTCGATCCAGGCGTGATGCGCCTCGTTCTGCGCGCGGGTGCGTTCCTCCACGAAGGAGGTGGGCAGGCGCGTGGCCTTCGCGTGATCGCGGCGGGCGACGCGCACCACCGCCTCGTCGGCCGGGTGCTGCGGCTGCGCGGCCGCCAGGAGGTCGCCCGTGTCGGGCGCCGTGAACAGTTCGTGCGACAGGCCGGCCAGGGTCGCGAGCTGCTGCCCGCGCACCGGGGCGGCCTCCTCGGGCATGAAGGTCTCCTGTTCCCAGGAAAGCAGGTTCGCGGCGGCGTTCAGGTCACTGACCTGCCCCAGCCGGCGCTTGAGGGCCTGCATGGTCGGGTGGGCGGCGGGCGCCGTCGGATCGGGCGTGGTCATGCCCTCTAGCGTAACGTGTGCGGCCCCCGGGAGGGGCAGCTGACGCGGGCAGGGGGACTACTGCCAGCGTTCGCGGCGCTCGCCTGCCCTGCCGAGCAGCAGGGGGCGCACCTCGCCCAGCAGGTAGAGGCTGCCGCACACCAGCGCGAGCGGCGCGGCGCGGCCGGCCAGCACCTCCAGCGCCGCCGCCGGGGTGTCCGTGACTGTCACGGGCAACCCCGCGAACAGTTCCGCGAGGGCCCGCGGGTCCGCGGCGCGGGGACTGAGGACCGCGCGCGTGAGAATCACCTCCGACACGGCCGGCCTCAACGCCGCGACCACCCCGCCGAGGTCCTTGTCACCGGCGGCCCCGAACACCAGCGGCAGCGGCCCCACCTGCAGTTCCTCCAGCGTCGCGGCCAGGGCCTGCGCGCCGTCCGGGTTGTGCGCGCCGTCCAGCAGGACCCGCCCTGCTCCCCAGGGAAGGGTTTCCAGCCGCCCGGGCCAGCGGGTGCCGGCGGCGCCGCGCGTGACGGCCGCGGCAGGAACCCCCAGCCGCAGCGCCGCCAGGGCCGCCAGCGCCGCGTTGCGCGCCCCGTGACGCCCCAGCAGCGGCGTCTGCAGGGTCAGGGGCCCGGCCGGGGTCCGCAGGGTCACCTGCGCCCCCTGCCAGCCCCGCAGCCGGAGGTCCAGCAGGTGGTCGTCCAGTCGCCACAGGTCCGCGCCCGGCGCGTCGAACGCCGGCTGTACCTCCGGCGCGACCCCCACCACGGCCGGACGCCCGGCCCGCAGGATCCCGGCTTTCTCGGTCGCGATGGCCTGCGGCGTGTCCCCCAGGAATTCCGTGTGGTCCAGGCCCACGTTCGTCACCACGCTCAGCGCCGGTTCCAGGGCGTTCGTGGCGTCCAGCCGTCCCCCCAGGCCCACCTCCATCACGGCCACCTGCACGCCCGCCTCCGCGAACAGCAGCGCGCCCAGCGCCGTCACGATCTCGAAGAACGACGCCCCCAGCGCCTCCGCCGCGGGCCGCACGCGGGCCAGGGCGTCGGCCACCACTTCCTCCGGCAGTTCCTGACCGTCCACCACGAACCGCTCGGTGAAGTGCGTCAGGTGCGGACTCGTGAACAGCCCGGTCCGCACGCCCCCGGCTTCCAGCATGGCGGCCAGCGTGGCGGCGGTGGAGCCCTTGCCGTTCGTGCCGCCTACCAGCACGGCGCGGAACGACGCCTGTGGACTTCCCAGCCGCGTCAGGAGTGCCTGCACCCGTCCCAGCCCAGGGTGAACCCCGAACCGCTGCCGCGCGAACAGCCACTCCAGTTGCGCCTGCCACGCCTGCACACCCACGTCCGCACTGCTGTCACGTCCTGCACTCATCCGTCCAGCATAGAGCCATTCTCCGCTTCGCCGCCGTGCCAGTCCGTTCTGCCCGTCCACATTCACCCGCGCTCCTGCGGCGCTTGACAGGTCCGCCCGGCCCGACAGACTGCCCCTTATGGCAAAGGCTCTGGACCGCCCGCAACGGCAGCGGGGAGGGGGCTGGGGAACGCGTCCCCGGACCCCTCCCCCACCGGCCCCGGCCGCTTCAGCCCTGGGCCGCGAAGTACCCTTCGAGCGTCGGCACGATCTGCTTCTTGCGGCTGATCCGCCCCCCGAGGTCCGCGACCGGCCCGTCGACCGTGACCCCGAAGGCCTCGCTCAGCACTTTCCCTTCGGTGGCGCTGAGCACCAGGGTGCGGTTCGTCTCGTTCAGGATGTCCACCACGCTGAGCAGCACGCCCGAGAGGCTGTCCTGCGCCTTCACCTGATCCATCGCCGCGAGCAGCTCGGCCTGCCGGCCGAACACGTACGCCGGGTTGGTCGTCTCGATCACGCCGATCCCCCACTGCTGCGCGGGCTCCCCGAACGGGAACACCTTGTAATCCATGCGCAGCAGCGCCTCGGCCGGCGTGTCTCCCAGGTCGCTCTTGGCGGCGAACATGGCCAGCGCGTACGCCTCCACATCCTCGATGCCCGCGACCGGCGCCAGGAACGCAGCGGCGTCCCGGTCGTCCTGGGTGGTGGTGGGGCTGCGGAAGTGCAGGGTGTCACTCAGGATCGCGCTGAGCATCAGCCGGGCGTCGAGCGGTTCGACGCTCAGGCCTGCCTCGCGGTGCAGTTTCAGCAGGATCGTCCCGGTGCAGCCGACCGGCTCGAAACGCAGGTAGGGGGGCTGCGCGGTGCTCAGGTCGCCCAGCTTGTGGTGATCCACGACGCGCGTCACGTTCAGGTTCGCGAGGTTCGGCGCGGACTGCGCACTCTCGTTGTGATCCACCAGCGCGACCGCCGCGCCGGCCGGCAGTTCCGGCAGCAGCGCCGGGGCGTCCACGCCCGCCTCGCGCAGCACGAACGCCGTCTCGAAATTCAGTTCGCCCAGACGGAACGCCTGCGCGTCCAAGCCCTGGCGGGCAAGCAGGCGCGCGTACACCAGCGCGGCCGTGATGGCGTCGGTATCCGGGTTCAGGTGACCAAAAACAGCAAGCATGTCTTC
Protein-coding sequences here:
- a CDS encoding polymer-forming cytoskeletal protein, with the translated sequence MGAERHNPEARSAAPAWLDLLHLEADGVLTDRERDALQALEQRHGAQVRRQRERLAWGVAALMAPPAPLPRSVAADVAREVRLSACLEAQPALPRSVAARVVADIRLAGELTPAPLPRSVAAQVVRDVRLHEALAGAPALPVGVTERVAVRVAARVTAEAAPRVPAETPGVLRPGAAPVSLNAVGAPPRHNPAPLILVVSLLASLTLLGVSSAWPNLAAGALVLQTLLAQVSPVAGVGLALLLVTSALVSARPTPVTQRLGAGAFALSAALTLPALYGLAGQGTVTFGQDVQVRGRVDGNVINVGGNVHLRAGADVRGEVITLLGDVYRVPEARVAGRVNALLGHAPGDREALETEVPRGLAAVTASAFRPVLGWLGSAAWPQVFVTLTGGALLLLFVSGLAPVLARRQRHAPVRTLALGILALAVLVGPAGGLALAGLLGPALVALALTAVLIALGLSVSAYDVGRALALRARLPVPDAVGGLLGLSAVAASLSVPPLAFGLALVGGAWGAGTLLLARGQAGETLDVADAA
- a CDS encoding helix-turn-helix transcriptional regulator; its protein translation is MKLHERLRELRSERGLRLKDVAETAGISVPYLSDLERGRTNPSLETLQTLAGAYAITVHDLLEGVEFYGASTEGSLPKGLADLVADPTLGPQITPDWVRTLSRIELRGKRPRDKQDWYEIYLHLKRILN
- a CDS encoding carboxypeptidase M32, with product MTTPDPTAPAAHPTMQALKRRLGQVSDLNAAANLLSWEQETFMPEEAAPVRGQQLATLAGLSHELFTAPDTGDLLAAAQPQHPADEAVVRVARRDHAKATRLPTSFVEERTRAQNEAHHAWIDARSRSDFGTFAPHLERMMTLARRQADLMGFDEHPYDALIDDYEPGMRASQVQAVFADLRDRTLPLLERLRAAGDAADYRVLTRPFPPQAQKDFAWQVAGEAFGLQGSFARQDESAHPFQSNFSRSDIRITTRVEPYWPACLFGTWHETGHAMYERGVAERWSRTPVSAGASLGVHESQSRMFENLLARSLPFWERYFPQLQRAAPAVTEGLDAATLYRAVNRVNPSLIRVEADEVTYNFHVMLRFELELALLEGSLAVRDLPDAWNARMQSYLGLTPPDDARGVLQDIHWSAGLIGYFPTYTLGNLLSVQLLEAAQRDPAVAQGVAAAEYGPLRAWLVEHVHQHGRSLTPAELTVQATGQALSADPYVTYLHRKYGEIYQLN
- a CDS encoding manganese-dependent inorganic pyrophosphatase; amino-acid sequence: MLAVFGHLNPDTDAITAALVYARLLARQGLDAQAFRLGELNFETAFVLREAGVDAPALLPELPAGAAVALVDHNESAQSAPNLANLNVTRVVDHHKLGDLSTAQPPYLRFEPVGCTGTILLKLHREAGLSVEPLDARLMLSAILSDTLHFRSPTTTQDDRDAAAFLAPVAGIEDVEAYALAMFAAKSDLGDTPAEALLRMDYKVFPFGEPAQQWGIGVIETTNPAYVFGRQAELLAAMDQVKAQDSLSGVLLSVVDILNETNRTLVLSATEGKVLSEAFGVTVDGPVADLGGRISRKKQIVPTLEGYFAAQG
- a CDS encoding folylpolyglutamate synthase/dihydrofolate synthase family protein: MSAGRDSSADVGVQAWQAQLEWLFARQRFGVHPGLGRVQALLTRLGSPQASFRAVLVGGTNGKGSTAATLAAMLEAGGVRTGLFTSPHLTHFTERFVVDGQELPEEVVADALARVRPAAEALGASFFEIVTALGALLFAEAGVQVAVMEVGLGGRLDATNALEPALSVVTNVGLDHTEFLGDTPQAIATEKAGILRAGRPAVVGVAPEVQPAFDAPGADLWRLDDHLLDLRLRGWQGAQVTLRTPAGPLTLQTPLLGRHGARNAALAALAALRLGVPAAAVTRGAAGTRWPGRLETLPWGAGRVLLDGAHNPDGAQALAATLEELQVGPLPLVFGAAGDKDLGGVVAALRPAVSEVILTRAVLSPRAADPRALAELFAGLPVTVTDTPAAALEVLAGRAAPLALVCGSLYLLGEVRPLLLGRAGERRERWQ